A genomic window from Verrucomicrobiota bacterium includes:
- a CDS encoding citrate synthase (catalyzes the formation of citrate from acetyl-CoA and oxaloacetate) has translation MSSTPPATPRGLEGVVAANTRLSDVRGDIGELIYCGYNINELAGQVSYEEVVHLLHHNHLPNRRELEELKATLAGFRELPQGVIEIVQTLPKDTPPMHAVRTLISALGCFDTTCDDDSQHSQRRKALRLIAQIPVVTAYFHRHRQGLPLVHPNPALGEAANFLSMITGHAPSRDQENTMDMCYVLHADHGMNASTFSARVTIATLSDMYSAVTTAIGTLKGPLHGGANEGVIKMLQEIGSLEQVDAYIEEALAQKKKIMGIGHRIYKVLDPRAPHLKRMAQKLSESLGESKWIQMSERIAELMLSRKNLHANVDFYSATVYYSLGIPTDLFTPIFAIARTSGWTAHVLEQLADNRLIRPQSNYNGPVGLKVTPIEQR, from the coding sequence ATGAGTTCCACGCCCCCCGCCACTCCCCGAGGCCTCGAAGGTGTCGTTGCCGCCAACACCCGGCTCAGCGACGTCCGAGGCGACATCGGCGAACTGATTTATTGCGGCTACAACATCAACGAGCTGGCGGGCCAGGTTTCCTACGAGGAGGTGGTTCACTTGCTGCACCACAATCATCTCCCCAACCGCCGGGAACTCGAGGAGCTCAAGGCGACGCTGGCTGGATTTCGCGAACTGCCCCAGGGGGTCATCGAGATCGTGCAAACCCTGCCGAAGGACACGCCGCCGATGCACGCCGTGCGCACCCTCATCTCGGCGCTCGGCTGCTTCGACACCACTTGCGACGATGATTCCCAACACTCGCAACGCCGCAAAGCCCTCCGCCTGATCGCCCAAATTCCGGTGGTCACCGCCTATTTCCATCGCCATCGCCAGGGACTGCCGCTCGTTCATCCCAATCCCGCCTTGGGCGAGGCCGCCAACTTTCTCTCCATGATCACCGGGCACGCGCCCTCCCGCGATCAGGAAAACACGATGGACATGTGCTACGTGCTGCACGCAGATCACGGCATGAACGCCTCCACCTTCAGCGCCCGCGTCACCATCGCCACCCTGAGCGACATGTATTCCGCGGTGACCACCGCGATTGGGACCCTCAAAGGCCCGCTGCACGGTGGCGCAAACGAAGGGGTCATCAAAATGCTCCAGGAAATCGGATCCCTGGAGCAGGTGGACGCCTACATTGAGGAAGCCCTGGCCCAGAAGAAGAAGATTATGGGCATCGGTCATCGCATTTACAAAGTCCTCGACCCCCGGGCGCCTCATCTCAAACGCATGGCCCAAAAACTCAGCGAAAGCCTGGGCGAGTCGAAGTGGATCCAGATGAGCGAGCGCATCGCCGAGCTCATGCTCTCGCGCAAGAACCTGCACGCGAATGTCGATTTCTATTCCGCCACGGTCTATTACTCCCTCGGCATTCCGACCGACCTCTTCACTCCCATCTTCGCCATCGCCCGAACGAGCGGCTGGACCGCCCACGTGCTGGAGCAGCTCGCCGACAACCGGCTCATTCGTCCCCAGAGCAATTACAACGGCCCCGTGGGACTGAAAGTGACGCCCATCGAACAACGCTGA